A region from the Bactrocera dorsalis isolate Fly_Bdor chromosome 1, ASM2337382v1, whole genome shotgun sequence genome encodes:
- the LOC105225291 gene encoding MTOR-associated protein MEAK7 isoform X3, whose protein sequence is MKGYWSNIIDPHLAQCTANFIFKTIHFPITLGRYAEPYNIVESGTIDAKVNFLALSLEQTDTNQYTIKELEHYISAVLKSYLKIESHHCTEAFESWKQHGYQSADRTIFAFSKGLIRSMCQGHDHYLNLSQLEEWLQINPTFLIIWREVFNGLYSRNSTKSLKSSCFPSPNILPVLEGLAVGTNYTPILDIPHVIFVNSNLPNEHRNKWRFLFSSQIMGESFSTMLGKILNQGPTLLVIEDEDRYMFAGYSPESWALKSHFFGNESSLLYTLSPAMRCFNSTGYNNHYQYLNLNQQTMPNGLGIGGQFNYWGLWIDSDYGIGQSSESCTTYRDYVQLSKRKDYKIRNIEVWGIGDEPKDEDSEEGDGGVKNSILDKNLEDKVMLQLAGKEMHSEGLREPDMDL, encoded by the exons GGGTATTGGTCAAACATTATAGATCCTCATTTGGCTCAATGCactgcaaattttattttcaaaacgatACACTTTCCAATTACTCTTGGCCGGTATGCCGAACCATATAATATAGTCGAAAGTGGAACAATCGATgctaaagtaaattttttagcaTTGTCTCTGGAGCAAACTGATACAAATCAATACACAATAAAGGAATTGGAACAT TATATTTCAGCTGTtctaaaaagttatttaaaaatcgAGTCCCATCATTGCACCGAAGCGTTTGAAAGTTGGAAGCAACATGGGTACCAGTCGGCAGATCGAACAATATTTGCGTTTTCAAAAGGACTTATTCGCAGTATGTGTCAAGGTCATGATCATTATCTTAATTTAAGTCAGTTGGAGGAATGGCTGCAGATAAATCCCACATTTCTCATTATATGGAGAGAAGTATTTAATGGCTTATATAGCAGAAATTCTACAAAGTCTCTAAAATCAAGCTGTTTTCCCTCCCCTAACATCTTACCAGTATTAGAAG GACTAGCCGTTGGCACAAATTATACCCCAATCTTAGACATTCCACATGTGATTTTTGTGAATAGTAATTTGCCAAATGAACATCGAAACAAATGGCGCTTTTTATTCTCATCACAAATAATGGGCGAAAGTTTTTCGACAATGTTAGGAAAGATTTTGAACCAAGGACCTACTCTTTTGGTTATCGAAGACGAAGATCGGTATATGTTTGCTGGTTACAGTCCAGAGTCTTGGGCgttaaaatcacatttttttg gTAATGAAAGTTCACTTCTTTATACCTTGAGTCCAGCAATGCGATGTTTTAACAGCACGGGATATAATAACCATTaccaatatttgaatttaaatcaaCAAACTATGCCGAACGGATTA GGAATCGGCGGTCAGTTTAATTATTGGGGATTATGGATTGATAGTGACTATGGAATAGGGCAAAGTAGCGAATCTTGTACAACCTATCGTGACTACGTTCAGCTTAGCAAGCGTAAAGATTATAAAATACGCAATATAGAAGTTTGGGGAATTGGTGACGAACCTAAAGATGAAGACTCTGAAGAAGGCGAT GGCGGtgtaaaaaattcgattttggaTAAAAATTTAGAGGACAAAGTTATGCTTCAGTTGGCTGGAAAGGAAATGCATTCGGAGGGCCTGCGTGAACCGGACATGGAtttgtga